One genomic window of Acidovorax radicis includes the following:
- the clpA gene encoding ATP-dependent Clp protease ATP-binding subunit ClpA, translating into MIAQELEVSLHMAFVEARQQRHEFITVEHLLLALLDNPSAAEVLRACSANIDDLRSSLSNFIKDNTPQVAGSDEVDTQPTLGFQRVIQRAIMHVQSTGNGKKEVTGANVLVAIFGEKDSHAVYYLHQQGVTRLDVVNFIAHGIKKGEPPEPAKAESQAEGEEGGGSERNEKASPLEQFTQNLNQAAKDGKIDPLIGRHYEVERTIQILCRRRKNNPLLVGEAGVGKTAIAEGLAWRITQNDVPEILAEAVVYSLDMGALLAGTKYRGDFEQRLKGVLKSLKDKPNAILFIDEIHTLIGAGAASGGTLDASNLLKPALSSGQLKCIGATTFTEYRGIFEKDAALSRRFQKVDVVEPTVQETIDILKGLKSRFEEHHSVKYAAAALQAAAELSAKYINDRHLPDKAIDVIDEAGAAQRIMVPSKRKKTIGKAEIEEIVAKIARIPPANVSNDDRGKLQTLERDLKSVVFGQDKALEVLASAVKMARSGLGKGDKPIGSFLFSGPTGVGKTEAAKQLAYIMGIELIRFDMSEYMERHAVSRLIGAPPGYVGFDQGGLLTEAITKKPHAVLLLDEIEKAHPDIFNVLLQVMDHGTLTDNNGRKADFRNVLIIMTTNAGAETMNKATIGFTNPRQAGDEMGDIKRLFTPEFRNRLDAIVNFKALDEQIILRVVDKFLLQLEQQLAEKKVEVTFTDTLRKHLAKKGFDPLMGARPMQRLIQDTIRRALADELLFGRLTEGGRLTVDIEVKTDDKGVETSEVLLDIQPLPKRERAAKSEPAEPEEATAD; encoded by the coding sequence ATGATTGCCCAAGAACTGGAAGTCAGCTTGCACATGGCCTTTGTTGAGGCCCGCCAGCAGCGCCACGAGTTCATCACCGTGGAGCATCTGTTGCTTGCACTGCTCGATAACCCCAGCGCAGCAGAAGTGCTGCGCGCTTGTTCGGCCAACATCGATGATCTGCGCTCATCGTTGTCGAACTTTATCAAAGACAACACCCCACAGGTTGCCGGCAGCGACGAGGTGGATACACAACCCACGCTGGGCTTCCAGCGCGTGATCCAGCGCGCCATCATGCATGTGCAATCCACAGGCAACGGCAAAAAGGAAGTGACAGGCGCCAACGTGCTTGTAGCCATCTTTGGCGAGAAGGACTCGCACGCCGTTTACTACCTGCACCAGCAGGGTGTGACGCGCCTGGATGTGGTCAACTTCATTGCCCATGGCATCAAGAAGGGTGAACCCCCAGAGCCCGCCAAGGCCGAGAGCCAGGCCGAAGGCGAAGAAGGTGGCGGCTCCGAACGCAACGAAAAGGCCTCGCCCCTGGAGCAGTTCACCCAGAATCTGAACCAGGCGGCCAAGGATGGCAAGATCGATCCGCTGATCGGCCGTCACTACGAGGTGGAGCGCACGATCCAGATCCTGTGCCGTCGCCGCAAGAACAACCCGCTGCTGGTGGGCGAGGCCGGTGTGGGCAAGACGGCGATTGCCGAGGGCCTGGCCTGGCGCATCACGCAAAACGACGTGCCGGAGATCCTGGCCGAGGCCGTTGTGTACTCGCTCGACATGGGCGCGCTGCTGGCGGGCACCAAATACCGCGGCGATTTCGAGCAGCGCCTCAAGGGCGTGCTCAAGTCGCTCAAGGACAAGCCCAACGCGATTTTGTTCATTGACGAGATCCACACCCTGATCGGTGCGGGCGCAGCCTCGGGCGGCACGCTCGATGCGTCCAATCTGCTTAAGCCGGCGCTGTCCAGCGGCCAGCTCAAGTGCATCGGTGCAACCACCTTCACTGAATACCGTGGCATCTTCGAAAAAGACGCTGCGCTGTCGCGCCGCTTCCAGAAGGTGGACGTGGTCGAGCCCACGGTACAAGAGACCATCGACATCCTGAAGGGCCTGAAGTCGCGCTTTGAAGAGCACCACAGCGTCAAGTACGCTGCGGCGGCCCTGCAGGCTGCGGCCGAGTTGAGCGCCAAGTACATCAATGACCGCCATCTGCCCGACAAGGCGATTGACGTGATCGATGAAGCCGGTGCTGCCCAGCGCATCATGGTGCCGAGCAAGCGCAAGAAGACCATTGGCAAGGCCGAGATCGAGGAGATCGTGGCCAAGATCGCGCGCATTCCGCCCGCCAATGTCTCCAACGACGACCGCGGCAAGCTCCAGACGCTGGAACGCGACCTAAAAAGCGTGGTGTTCGGCCAGGACAAGGCCCTCGAAGTGTTGGCCAGTGCGGTCAAGATGGCGCGGTCGGGTCTGGGCAAGGGCGACAAGCCGATCGGCTCGTTCTTGTTCAGCGGCCCCACGGGCGTCGGCAAGACCGAGGCGGCCAAGCAGCTCGCCTACATCATGGGCATCGAGCTGATCCGGTTCGACATGTCGGAGTACATGGAGCGCCATGCCGTGAGTCGCCTGATCGGCGCGCCCCCGGGTTACGTCGGTTTTGACCAGGGTGGTTTGCTGACCGAGGCCATCACGAAGAAGCCGCACGCGGTGTTGCTGCTCGACGAAATCGAGAAGGCGCACCCGGACATCTTCAATGTGCTGCTGCAGGTCATGGACCATGGCACGCTGACGGACAACAACGGCCGCAAGGCCGACTTCCGCAACGTGCTGATCATCATGACGACGAATGCGGGCGCCGAGACCATGAACAAGGCGACCATTGGCTTTACCAATCCGCGGCAAGCGGGCGACGAAATGGGCGACATCAAGCGCCTGTTCACGCCCGAGTTCCGCAACCGGTTGGACGCCATCGTCAACTTCAAGGCGCTCGACGAGCAGATCATCCTGCGTGTGGTGGACAAGTTCCTGCTGCAGCTGGAGCAGCAGCTGGCCGAGAAGAAGGTGGAAGTCACCTTCACCGACACGCTGCGCAAGCACCTGGCCAAGAAGGGCTTCGATCCGCTGATGGGCGCCCGTCCGATGCAGCGCCTGATTCAGGACACGATCCGCCGTGCGCTGGCCGACGAACTGCTGTTCGGTCGCCTTACCGAAGGTGGGCGCCTGACGGTGGATATCGAGGTCAAGACCGACGACAAGGGCGTGGAAACCTCCGAGGTGTTGCTTGACATCCAGCCCTTGCCCAAGCGCGAGCGTGCGGCCAAGTCCGAGCCTGCCGAGCCCGAAGAGGCCACCGCCGACTGA
- a CDS encoding DUF2789 family protein, with the protein MITTEPTMTHLFLQLGLDATEEGIAQFIKSHQLPTAVPIGDAAYWSASQRELLLDQLKSDAPWSVIVDQLSTSLHSDAEHAARAAL; encoded by the coding sequence ATGATCACGACCGAACCCACCATGACCCATCTTTTCCTGCAACTCGGTCTGGACGCCACCGAAGAGGGCATCGCTCAATTCATCAAGAGCCACCAGTTGCCCACCGCCGTACCGATTGGCGATGCTGCGTACTGGAGTGCATCGCAGCGCGAGCTCTTGTTGGATCAGCTCAAATCCGATGCTCCTTGGTCCGTGATCGTGGACCAATTGAGCACGTCGCTGCATTCCGATGCAGAGCACGCCGCCAGAGCGGCGTTGTAG
- a CDS encoding lytic murein transglycosylase — protein sequence MVTLTLVGCATAPGSASRPAAEPTPPPAGVPVAPDASYAPAPTATHVAPAPTQNAARQIAAAANATPAPAVDHIAGFTAWKTSFMAQALQTGIQPQTVRNVLANAQWQPRVVELDGAQPEFTRTPWAYLDSAVSAQRIAQGRAKLAEYAVPLQGAADRYGVPAEMITAIWGMESNYGSNFGTFRTVDALATLAYEGRRRSWAQSELLAALRIIDQGDITSERMIGSWAGAMGHTQFLPSVFLAHAVDADGDDHRDIWGSVPDVAASTAAFLAGEGWRRGEPWGREVRLPPGFDYARAELSVRQPSGKWAAEGVVAMDGQPLPALDSTAIVAPAGARGPAFLVGHNFRTLLRYNNALTYALGVAQLAQQIGGGAPIAADWPRDLEPLSQAQIQTLQSALNARGFDTGHPDGVLGPATRGGLRRYQQSEGLAADGYATMDLLNRLTESSQPVLGTPVSQDLR from the coding sequence ATGGTGACGCTGACGCTGGTGGGCTGCGCCACGGCCCCGGGCTCAGCCAGCCGCCCCGCCGCAGAGCCCACCCCACCACCGGCGGGGGTGCCGGTTGCACCTGATGCATCCTATGCGCCCGCCCCCACTGCCACGCACGTTGCGCCAGCACCCACCCAAAACGCCGCCCGCCAGATTGCAGCCGCTGCCAACGCGACGCCCGCCCCCGCGGTGGACCACATCGCAGGCTTTACGGCGTGGAAGACCTCCTTCATGGCACAGGCACTGCAGACAGGCATCCAGCCCCAGACGGTGCGCAATGTGCTGGCCAATGCGCAGTGGCAACCCCGCGTGGTGGAGCTGGACGGCGCACAGCCCGAATTCACCCGCACGCCCTGGGCCTACCTCGACAGCGCCGTATCGGCACAGCGCATCGCACAAGGGCGCGCCAAGCTGGCCGAATACGCGGTACCGCTGCAAGGGGCTGCCGACCGCTATGGCGTGCCCGCAGAAATGATCACGGCGATATGGGGCATGGAGAGCAACTACGGCAGCAATTTCGGCACGTTCCGCACCGTGGACGCCCTGGCCACGCTGGCCTATGAGGGCCGCCGCCGGTCATGGGCCCAGAGCGAGCTGCTGGCAGCGCTGCGCATCATCGACCAGGGCGACATCACATCTGAACGGATGATCGGCTCGTGGGCCGGCGCCATGGGACACACGCAGTTTCTTCCCTCGGTGTTTTTGGCCCATGCGGTGGATGCAGACGGCGATGACCATCGAGACATCTGGGGCAGTGTCCCCGATGTGGCGGCATCCACAGCGGCCTTCCTGGCAGGCGAAGGCTGGCGCCGTGGGGAACCTTGGGGGCGTGAGGTGCGGCTGCCACCGGGTTTTGATTACGCGCGGGCGGAGCTGAGTGTGCGCCAGCCTTCTGGCAAGTGGGCGGCTGAAGGCGTGGTGGCCATGGATGGACAGCCATTGCCCGCACTGGACAGCACCGCCATCGTTGCGCCCGCCGGTGCGCGCGGGCCGGCATTTCTGGTGGGACACAATTTTCGAACGCTGCTGCGCTACAACAATGCGCTGACCTATGCGCTGGGTGTGGCGCAGCTAGCGCAGCAAATCGGCGGCGGAGCCCCCATTGCTGCAGACTGGCCCCGCGACCTGGAGCCGCTATCGCAAGCGCAGATACAGACCCTGCAGTCCGCGCTGAATGCACGCGGGTTCGATACAGGCCACCCGGATGGCGTCCTCGGCCCTGCCACCCGGGGGGGATTGCGGCGCTACCAACAAAGCGAGGGGCTGGCGGCAGATGGCTATGCGACGATGGATTTGCTGAACAGGCTCACCGAGTCATCCCAGCCCGTGCTGGGAACGCCGGTTTCGCAAGATTTGCGCTGA
- the sbcB gene encoding exodeoxyribonuclease I, which produces MASHTFLWHDYETFGADTRRDRPAQFAAIRTDAELNEIGAPLMMYCQPANDYLPDPASCLITGITPQLCLEKGLPERDFANRIESEFAQPGTIGVGYNTIRFDDEITRFMFWRNLIDPYAREWQNQCGRWDLLDVVRMTYALRPDGITWPTKDDGAPSFKLEHLSKANGLLHEAAHDALSDVRATIALARLIRQHNAKLFDFALALHKKDRVATELRLPATAATARPFLHVSGMFPVERGCLGVMWPLASHPTNKNELIAWDLAHDPSELATLNVDDIRLRMFTRAADLPDGVTRLPIKTIHLNKSPMVVGNVNTLTPALAQRWGIDLAQAAQHAEVARSLPDMSGIWPAVFARPAEPAPDVDLDLYGGFVGNNDRRHLNDLRGLSGAKLATARTGFDDPRLAELVWRYRARNYPETLAPEEQERWDAHRAACLFDGQGGARTVEQLFSEIDALSETADERAQDILGALYDYAEHVAPER; this is translated from the coding sequence ATGGCTTCCCACACCTTTCTCTGGCACGACTACGAAACCTTTGGCGCCGACACCCGGCGCGACCGCCCCGCGCAGTTTGCCGCCATCCGCACCGACGCCGAACTCAATGAAATCGGCGCGCCGCTGATGATGTATTGCCAGCCGGCCAACGACTACCTGCCCGACCCGGCGTCGTGCCTCATCACCGGCATCACACCCCAGCTGTGCCTTGAAAAAGGCCTGCCAGAGCGGGATTTCGCGAACCGTATCGAGTCCGAGTTCGCCCAGCCCGGCACCATCGGGGTGGGCTACAACACCATCCGGTTTGACGATGAGATCACGCGCTTCATGTTCTGGCGCAACCTCATTGATCCCTATGCGCGCGAGTGGCAGAACCAGTGCGGCCGCTGGGATCTGCTCGACGTGGTGCGCATGACGTACGCGCTGCGGCCTGACGGCATCACCTGGCCCACGAAAGACGACGGTGCACCCAGCTTCAAGCTCGAGCACCTCTCCAAAGCCAATGGCCTGCTGCACGAAGCCGCGCACGATGCCTTGTCAGACGTGCGGGCCACCATCGCATTGGCGCGCCTTATCCGCCAGCACAACGCCAAGCTGTTCGATTTTGCGCTGGCGCTGCACAAAAAGGACCGCGTCGCTACCGAATTGCGTCTGCCCGCCACCGCGGCCACCGCCCGGCCGTTTTTGCACGTGTCGGGCATGTTCCCCGTCGAGCGCGGCTGTCTGGGTGTGATGTGGCCGCTGGCCAGCCACCCCACCAACAAGAACGAGCTGATTGCCTGGGACCTGGCGCACGACCCCAGCGAGCTAGCCACCCTCAACGTGGACGATATCCGCCTGCGCATGTTCACCCGCGCAGCGGACTTGCCCGACGGCGTCACGCGCCTGCCCATCAAAACCATCCACCTGAACAAGTCGCCCATGGTGGTGGGCAATGTGAACACGCTCACCCCCGCGCTCGCGCAGCGCTGGGGCATTGATCTGGCGCAGGCGGCGCAGCATGCCGAGGTGGCGCGCAGCCTGCCCGACATGAGCGGCATCTGGCCCGCCGTGTTTGCGCGCCCCGCCGAGCCCGCGCCCGATGTGGACCTGGACTTGTACGGCGGTTTTGTGGGCAACAACGACCGGCGCCATTTGAACGACCTGCGTGGCTTGAGCGGGGCCAAGCTGGCCACGGCCCGCACCGGCTTTGACGACCCGCGCCTGGCCGAGCTGGTGTGGCGCTACCGCGCCCGCAACTACCCCGAAACCCTGGCGCCCGAGGAGCAAGAGCGCTGGGACGCCCACCGCGCGGCTTGCCTGTTTGACGGCCAGGGGGGCGCACGCACGGTCGAGCAGCTCTTTTCCGAGATCGACGCGTTGTCGGAAACCGCAGACGAGCGCGCACAGGACATCCTTGGCGCCTTGTACGATTACGCCGAGCACGTTGCGCCGGAGAGATAA
- a CDS encoding cystathionine gamma-synthase family protein, with protein sequence MTTPHNHRFTTQIVHADRLGGAEQGAIHKPVHTSVQYGYDQVEDLIAVFQGTAKGGFNYARQGTPTTAALEGKLTQMEQGQGTIVFSTGMAGICAVFLTLLKAGDHLVASQFVFGNTNSVLGTLADLGVEVTTVDATDAAQVAAALRPNTRMVFVETIANPGTQIPDLEGIGTLCQERGVLYVVDNTVASPYLFRAATVGAGLVVNSLTKSIGGHGDALGGSVTDTGRFDWSVYPNIYDPYRKGDPKGWGLQQLRKKGLRDMGGTLSSQAAHQLAVGAETLALRMDRTSATALVLAQWLEQHPAIARVLYPMLPSHPQHERARKHLKAGSWLLSFELRDPAQCLAVCNRLRLPIKATGLADTRTLIIPVAHTIFWEAGPAVRATMGIAESMIRLSVGLEEVEDLLADFEQALADCS encoded by the coding sequence ATGACGACACCGCACAACCACCGTTTCACCACCCAGATCGTGCATGCCGACCGCCTGGGCGGCGCCGAACAGGGCGCTATCCACAAGCCCGTCCACACCTCGGTGCAATACGGCTACGACCAGGTGGAAGACCTGATTGCCGTCTTTCAGGGCACCGCGAAAGGCGGTTTCAACTACGCCCGCCAAGGCACGCCCACCACGGCCGCGCTGGAAGGCAAGCTCACGCAGATGGAACAAGGGCAGGGCACCATCGTGTTCTCGACCGGCATGGCTGGCATCTGCGCCGTATTTCTGACGCTGCTGAAGGCGGGCGACCACCTGGTGGCCAGCCAGTTTGTCTTTGGCAACACCAACAGCGTGTTGGGCACGCTGGCCGATCTGGGCGTTGAAGTGACCACCGTCGATGCCACCGACGCAGCTCAGGTGGCGGCCGCCTTGCGCCCCAACACCCGCATGGTGTTTGTGGAGACCATTGCCAACCCTGGCACGCAGATCCCCGATCTGGAGGGCATCGGCACGCTGTGCCAGGAGCGCGGTGTGCTGTATGTGGTGGACAACACCGTGGCCTCTCCGTATCTGTTTCGCGCGGCCACGGTGGGCGCTGGCCTGGTGGTCAATTCGCTGACCAAGAGCATTGGCGGGCACGGCGATGCCTTGGGGGGCTCGGTCACGGACACGGGGCGGTTCGACTGGTCGGTTTATCCCAACATCTATGACCCCTACCGCAAGGGCGACCCCAAAGGCTGGGGACTGCAGCAATTGCGCAAGAAGGGTTTGCGTGACATGGGTGGCACGCTGTCATCCCAAGCAGCACACCAGTTGGCGGTGGGCGCCGAAACCTTGGCATTGCGCATGGACCGCACCAGCGCCACGGCACTGGTACTGGCCCAGTGGCTGGAGCAGCACCCTGCCATCGCCAGGGTGCTGTACCCCATGCTGCCGTCTCACCCGCAGCATGAGCGGGCGCGCAAACACCTCAAGGCCGGCTCCTGGCTGCTGTCGTTTGAGCTGCGCGATCCGGCGCAGTGCCTGGCCGTGTGCAACCGCCTGCGGTTGCCCATCAAGGCCACGGGCCTGGCCGACACCCGCACGCTCATCATCCCTGTGGCCCACACCATCTTTTGGGAGGCGGGCCCTGCGGTGCGCGCCACCATGGGCATTGCCGAAAGCATGATCCGCCTGTCGGTGGGGCTGGAGGAGGTGGAAGACCTGCTGGCAGATTTCGAGCAGGCCCTGGCCGATTGTTCCTAG
- a CDS encoding protein kinase domain-containing protein, with amino-acid sequence MVNPSSAPPATIGKYRIERELGRGASGVVYLALDGFRGRRVAIKQTHAHLLQQPGQAERYRKLLHNEAALSGRLRHPHIVRLLDADEEAQPPYLVLEYVDGRPLSDFATPDTLLPVSQVLDIAFKCGNALEYAHREGLVHRDIKPANLLLARDGNVKLTDFGAALSLRSEATQLAGLVGSPSYMSPEQVREQDLTHHSDMFSLGVVLYELLTGRRPFDGDSDFATLYRIGHEEPTAPGLLRASLPAEVDAFVLRALAKAPQERFAQWEDWANALIAISRSLPRQKSQDTETERFTRLRALPFFAGFHDVALWELMRLGHWRRVPRGTALMSEGAVGDSFCILIEGQVGIHRQNWQLCTLDAGVTFGEMTFLRPESPVRTATAVAETEVLVLKVRNPALRGASEALQSCFDKAFIKLLVGRLVATNEQVAEWDLVAAPPIHS; translated from the coding sequence ATGGTCAATCCCTCCTCGGCACCACCGGCCACTATTGGCAAATACCGCATCGAACGGGAGCTGGGGCGGGGGGCGAGCGGGGTGGTTTATCTGGCGCTGGATGGCTTTCGGGGCCGCAGGGTAGCCATCAAGCAGACCCACGCGCACTTGCTGCAGCAGCCAGGCCAGGCCGAGCGCTACCGCAAGCTCCTGCACAATGAAGCGGCCTTGTCGGGGCGCTTGCGCCACCCCCACATCGTGCGGTTGCTGGATGCCGATGAAGAGGCGCAGCCGCCCTATCTCGTGCTGGAGTATGTGGACGGTCGGCCGCTGTCAGACTTTGCCACGCCAGACACCCTGCTGCCGGTGTCCCAGGTGCTGGACATCGCCTTCAAGTGCGGCAATGCGCTCGAATACGCCCACCGCGAAGGCCTGGTGCACCGGGACATCAAACCCGCCAACCTGTTGCTCGCGCGGGATGGCAACGTCAAGCTCACGGACTTTGGCGCCGCACTGTCGCTGCGCAGCGAGGCCACCCAACTGGCGGGCCTGGTGGGGTCACCCTCGTACATGTCGCCCGAGCAGGTGCGCGAACAAGATCTCACGCACCACAGCGACATGTTCTCCCTCGGGGTGGTGCTGTATGAGTTGCTCACGGGCCGGCGGCCTTTTGATGGGGACTCCGACTTTGCCACGCTGTACCGTATCGGCCACGAGGAGCCCACCGCCCCCGGCCTGCTGCGCGCCTCGTTGCCGGCCGAGGTCGATGCTTTTGTGCTGCGCGCGCTGGCCAAGGCGCCACAAGAGCGCTTTGCGCAGTGGGAGGACTGGGCGAACGCCTTGATCGCCATCTCGCGCAGCCTGCCGCGCCAGAAATCGCAAGACACCGAGACCGAACGTTTTACGCGCTTGCGCGCACTGCCGTTCTTTGCCGGCTTTCACGATGTGGCGCTGTGGGAGTTGATGCGCCTGGGCCACTGGCGCCGCGTGCCACGCGGCACCGCGCTGATGAGCGAGGGCGCGGTGGGCGATTCGTTCTGCATCCTTATTGAGGGCCAGGTGGGCATTCACCGCCAGAACTGGCAGCTGTGCACGCTGGATGCGGGCGTGACCTTTGGTGAAATGACCTTTCTGCGCCCCGAATCCCCCGTGCGCACCGCCACCGCCGTGGCCGAGACCGAGGTGCTGGTGCTCAAGGTGCGCAACCCAGCATTGCGTGGTGCGTCCGAGGCCCTGCAGTCGTGTTTTGACAAGGCCTTCATCAAGCTGCTGGTGGGGCGCCTGGTGGCCACCAACGAGCAGGTGGCTGAATGGGATCTGGTGGCGGCACCGCCAATTCACTCTTGA
- a CDS encoding nucleoside recognition domain-containing protein, protein MLNTLWLGFFIVAAVAALAQWLVGGNAQVFAAMVEALFGMAKLSVEVMVLLFGTLTLWLGFLRIAEKAGIVNALARALAPLFTRLMPGVPRGHPALGLMTLNFAANALGLDNAATPIGLKAMRALQELNPEPATATNAQILFLVLNASSLTLLPVTIFMYRMQQGAPDPTLVFLPILLATSASTLVGLVSVAVVQRLPLLSPVVLAYLLPVGLLLAGFMALLSTISGAALAQLSSLLGNLTLFALVLAFVVIGAWRKVAVYEAFIEGAREGFDVAKNLLPYLVAMLCAVGVLRASGGLAYLLDGIRWCVEHVGMDTRFVDAMPTALVKPFSGSAARAMLIETMQTYGVDSFPALVAATVQGSTETTFYVLAVYFGAVGIQRVRHAIPCALVAELAGVLAAIGVCYWFFG, encoded by the coding sequence ATGCTCAATACCCTGTGGCTGGGATTTTTTATCGTCGCCGCCGTGGCAGCGTTGGCGCAATGGCTGGTGGGCGGCAACGCCCAGGTTTTTGCGGCCATGGTCGAAGCCCTTTTTGGCATGGCCAAGCTGTCGGTCGAGGTGATGGTGCTGCTGTTTGGCACGCTGACGCTGTGGCTGGGGTTTTTGCGCATCGCCGAAAAGGCCGGCATCGTCAACGCACTGGCGCGGGCTCTGGCGCCCCTCTTCACGCGGCTGATGCCCGGCGTGCCCCGCGGCCATCCGGCGCTGGGCCTGATGACGCTGAACTTTGCCGCCAATGCCCTGGGGCTGGACAACGCAGCCACGCCCATTGGCCTCAAGGCCATGCGAGCGCTGCAAGAGCTCAACCCCGAGCCCGCAACGGCCACCAACGCACAGATCCTTTTTCTGGTGCTCAACGCATCGTCGCTCACGCTGCTGCCGGTGACCATTTTCATGTACCGCATGCAACAGGGCGCCCCCGACCCCACGCTGGTGTTCCTGCCGATCCTGCTGGCCACCTCGGCGTCCACGCTGGTCGGCCTGGTCAGCGTGGCGGTGGTCCAGCGGCTGCCACTGCTCAGCCCCGTAGTGCTGGCTTATCTGCTGCCGGTGGGGCTGCTTCTGGCGGGGTTCATGGCCCTGCTCTCCACCATCAGTGGCGCGGCGCTGGCACAGCTGTCATCGCTGCTGGGCAACCTCACCCTTTTTGCGCTCGTTCTGGCGTTTGTGGTGATAGGCGCTTGGCGCAAGGTGGCCGTGTACGAAGCCTTCATCGAAGGCGCTCGCGAAGGTTTTGATGTCGCCAAAAACCTGCTCCCCTATCTGGTGGCCATGTTGTGTGCCGTGGGCGTGCTGCGTGCGTCGGGGGGCCTCGCGTATTTGCTGGACGGCATTCGCTGGTGCGTGGAACACGTGGGCATGGACACCCGGTTTGTGGACGCCATGCCCACCGCATTGGTCAAGCCGTTTTCGGGCAGCGCTGCGCGCGCCATGCTGATCGAGACCATGCAAACCTATGGCGTGGACAGCTTCCCCGCCCTGGTGGCCGCCACCGTGCAAGGGAGCACCGAAACCACGTTCTACGTGCTGGCCGTGTACTTTGGAGCGGTGGGCATCCAGCGCGTGCGACACGCTATCCCCTGCGCGCTGGTGGCCGAGTTGGCGGGAGTGCTGGCGGCCATTGGGGTCTGCTACTGGTTTTTTGGCTGA
- a CDS encoding YebC/PmpR family DNA-binding transcriptional regulator — translation MGAQWKAKGKALVADARGKLFGKLVKEITVAARGGADPASNSKLRLVVEQARKASMPKDTLERAIKKGSGTGADAVSYERVIYEGFAPHQVAVMVECLTDNVKRTAPEMRVLFRKGQLGTSGSVAWDFDHVGIIEAEPAVAGADPEEAAIEAGAQDCEPGDEEGYTTFWTDPTELDLVSRALPAHGFTVLSAKLGYKPKTPVDPASLSAEQLEEVESFLAAIDGNDDVQNVYVSLGG, via the coding sequence ATGGGCGCACAGTGGAAAGCAAAGGGCAAGGCGCTGGTCGCCGATGCCAGGGGCAAGCTGTTTGGCAAGCTGGTCAAGGAAATCACCGTCGCGGCGCGCGGCGGGGCTGATCCGGCCAGCAATTCCAAGTTGCGTCTGGTGGTGGAGCAGGCCCGCAAGGCGTCCATGCCCAAAGACACGCTCGAGCGTGCCATCAAAAAGGGTTCGGGCACGGGTGCCGATGCCGTGAGCTACGAGCGGGTGATCTACGAAGGTTTTGCGCCCCACCAGGTGGCCGTGATGGTCGAGTGCCTGACCGACAACGTCAAACGCACGGCCCCCGAAATGCGCGTGTTGTTTCGCAAGGGGCAGTTGGGCACCTCGGGTTCGGTGGCCTGGGATTTTGACCATGTCGGCATCATCGAAGCCGAGCCTGCCGTGGCCGGTGCCGACCCTGAAGAAGCCGCTATCGAAGCCGGTGCGCAAGACTGCGAGCCGGGCGACGAAGAGGGCTACACCACGTTCTGGACCGACCCGACCGAGCTCGACCTCGTCAGCCGCGCGTTGCCGGCGCATGGTTTTACGGTGTTGTCGGCCAAGCTGGGCTACAAGCCCAAAACCCCCGTCGACCCCGCCAGCCTGAGCGCCGAACAGCTCGAAGAAGTCGAGAGCTTTCTGGCGGCCATCGACGGCAATGACGATGTGCAAAACGTTTATGTGAGCCTGGGCGGTTGA
- a CDS encoding DnaJ domain-containing protein encodes MTADHYAALGVSAHATLADIKKAFRQKASFYHPDRNDAHDAALRFQAVQKAYEVLSDDTARQAYDDNRRRNLLDDPLQTAQEIWQTYSRNILSSSSSSSQ; translated from the coding sequence ATGACTGCAGACCACTACGCCGCCCTCGGGGTGTCGGCCCATGCCACGCTGGCGGACATCAAGAAGGCGTTTCGCCAGAAAGCCTCGTTCTACCACCCCGACCGTAACGACGCCCACGACGCCGCGCTGCGCTTTCAGGCGGTGCAAAAGGCCTATGAAGTGCTGTCAGACGACACGGCACGGCAAGCCTACGACGACAACCGCCGCCGCAACCTGCTCGATGACCCGCTGCAGACTGCTCAAGAGATCTGGCAGACCTATTCCAGAAACATTCTTTCCTCATCTTCCTCTTCATCTCAGTGA